A stretch of Zonotrichia albicollis isolate bZonAlb1 chromosome 32, bZonAlb1.hap1, whole genome shotgun sequence DNA encodes these proteins:
- the LOC141726061 gene encoding LOW QUALITY PROTEIN: uncharacterized protein LOC141726061 (The sequence of the model RefSeq protein was modified relative to this genomic sequence to represent the inferred CDS: substituted 1 base at 1 genomic stop codon), which produces MESSEEPEAEAVWSGSTARQGEANGEEKPRRSLSRRGCKGRARGSEGERASLGHGGAQRSELGPREQLQGGEEKPHKCSECGKSFKRRSCLIVHQRTHTGSGEEKPSLEQGQSSELGVQEQLQDGEQKPHTCLECGKSFMSRWKLIKHCRIHVSERPYTCGLCGKSFMLSSDLVSHVRSHTWERPYKCDQCRKSFQCSSHLLRHQRRIHTDERHFRCPDCGKDFKKNCQLIIHRRIHTGERLHKCDQCQKRFLQSSHLLVHQRIHADERPFRCPECGVGFKQNSALVRHRRIHTGERPYKCPQCGKDFRDSSSLTVHLRSHTGERPHKCDQCKKGFSTSSQLLKHKCIHTGERPYECPQCRKGFTSSSSLTVHLRSHTGERPYECDQCQKGFYTSSHLLSHQRIHTDERPFRCPECGVGFKHNSHLIVHRRIHTGERPYQCPQCGKGFTQSSHLTAHLRSHTGERPQEXDQCQKRFQSSSHLLSHQRIHTEVRPFRCRDCGKGFRLSSALIRHRRIHSRERPHECDQCGKGFSKTSTLTGHLQRQH; this is translated from the coding sequence atggagagcagcgaggagccggaggcagaggccgtttggagcggctccacggctcggcagggagaagccaacggggaggagaagccgcggagatccctgagcaggaggggctgcaaaggcagagcgcggggatccgagggggaaagagccagcctaggccatggaggggctcagagatccgagctggggccccgtgagcagctccagggtggggaggagaagccccacaagtgctccgagtgtgggaagagcttcaagaggagatcctgcctgattgtgcaccagagaacccacacgggatctggggaggaaaaacccagcctggagcagggtcagagctcagagctgggggtccaagagcagctccaggatggggagcagaagccccacacgtgcttggaatgtgggaagagcttcatgtCGAGATGGAAACTGATCAAGCACTGCAGAATCCATGTGAGCGAGAGGCCTTACACGTGTGGGttgtgtgggaagagcttcatgcTGAGTTCTGACCTGGTTTCCCACGTGAGGAGCCACACTTGGGAGAGGCCCTATAAGTGTGATCAGTGCCGGAAGAGCTTTCAgtgcagctcccatctcctccgtCACCAGCGCCGCatccacacggacgagaggcatTTCCGCTGCCCTGATTGTGGGAAGGACTTCAAGAAGAACTGTCAGCTCATcatccaccggcgcatccacaccggggagaggctccataagtgtgatcagtgccaaAAGAGGTTTCTGCAAAGCTCCCATCTCCTCgtgcaccagcgcatccacgcggacgagaggcccttccgctgtcccgaatgtggggtgggattcaagcAGAACTCAGCTCTGGTCAGACACAGgaggatccacaccggggagagaccctacaaatgtccccagtgtgggaaggacTTCAGagacagctccagcctgactgtCCACCTCAGGAGCCACACGGGGGAAAGGCCCcacaagtgtgatcagtgcaaGAAGGGCTTTTCCACCTCGTCTCAGCTCCTCAAGCACAagtgcatccacactggggagagaccctacgagtgtccccagtgtagGAAGGGCTTCacttccagctccagcctgactgtGCACCTGAgaagccacactggggagaggccctacgagtgtgatcagtgccaaaagggcttttacacctcgtctcatctcctcagtcaccagcgcatccacacggacgagaggcccttccgctgtcccgaatgtggggtgggattcaagcacaactcccacctcatcgtccaccggcgcatccacaccggggagagaccctaccagtgtccccagtgtgggaagggcttcacccagagctcccacctgactgcccacctgaggagccacactggggagaggccccagGAGTGagatcagtgccagaagaggtttcagagcagctcccatctcctcagtcaccagcgcatccacaccgaGGTGAGGCCATTCCGCTGCcgtgactgcgggaagggcttcaggctcagctctgccctcatcaggcaccggcgcatccacagcagggagaggccccacgagtgtgatcagtgtgggaagggcttttcTAAAACCTCCACTTTGACCGGACACCTacagaggcagcactga
- the LOC141726107 gene encoding uncharacterized protein LOC141726107 isoform X2: protein MESSEEPEAEAVWSGSTDGQGEANGEEKPRRSLSKRGCKGRARGSEGERASRGHGGAQRSELGPREQLQGGEEKPHKCSECGKSFRWRSNLTVHLRIHTGDRPFECAECHQRFYSSAHLVSHQRIHTNERPFCCPGCGKGFKQKSHLVIHRRIHTEERPYKCGECGKGFTLSSHLIYHQRSHTGERPYECDQCQKSFMSSSDLLVHQRSHTDERPFQCPDCGKGFNRVSTLNRHRMIHTGERPYECDQCEKRFDRSSHLLRHQLIHTELRPFYCPDCGKGFKNNSNLITHQRIHTGERPYKCDQCGKGFRDNSNLTAHLRSHTGERPYECDQCQKRFLSSSELRCHQRSHTGERPFRCPDCGKRFLSSSNLRSHQRVHTEERPFRCPDCGKGFRDNSALTTHRRIHTGERPYECPQCGKSFTHSSSLTVHLRIHTGERPYECLQCGKSFTKSSNLIIHLRSHTGEKPYECDECHQRFYTNSHLIIHQRIHTKERPFRCPDCGKGFRQKSRLVTHQRIHTGEKPYECGECGQSFRDSSNFSVHLRSHTGEGPYECDQCNKRFLSSSSLLRHQLIHSEERPFHCRDCGKGFRQKSALITHRRIHTGEGPHECPQCGKSFTASSSLTAHLRSHTGERPYECDQCQKRFLRSSHLLQHQLIHTEERPFHCPDCGKGFRRKEALITHRRIHTGERPHECPQCGKSFRVSSSLTAHLRSHTGERPYECPQCGKSFRERSHLRAHLSSHTGERPYECGECGKSFMSKSKLTYHQRSHTGERPYECDQCKKRFVSSSDLVVHQRSHTDERPFQCPDCGMAFKSVSDLNRHRMIHTGERPYECGQCRKQFRSSSNLLSHQLIHSEERPFHCRDCGKGFRHNSALNKHRRSHTGEGPYECPQCGKSFIHSSSLTVHLRSHTGERPYECDQCQKGFYTSSELLSHQRIHTDEKPFRCPECGVGFKHNSALIIHRRIHTGERPYECPQCGKSFIQSSSLTVHLRSHTGERPYKCDQCQKGFYTSSELLRHQRIHTDERPFRCPDCGVGFKHNSHLIAHGRIHTGEIPHKCPQCGKGFIASGSMTKHQKSQH from the exons atggagagcagcgaggagccggaggcagaggccgtttggagcggctccacggatgggcagggagaagccaacggggaggagaagccgcggagatccctgagcaagaggggctgcaaaggcagagcgcggggatccgagggggaaagagccagccggggccatggaggggctcagagatccgagctggggccccgtgagcagctccagggaggggaggagaagccccacaagtgctccgagtgtgggaagagcttcaggtggagatCCAACCTGACTGTCCACCTGAGGatccacacaggggacaggCCCTTTGAGTGTGCTGAATGCCATCAGAGGTTTTACAGCAGCGCCCATCTGGTCAGTCACCAGCGCATTCACACCAACGAGCGGCCATTTTGCTGTCCCGGTTGTGGAAAGGGATTCAAGCAAAAGTCACACCTGGTTATCCACCGACGCATCCACACCGAGGAGAGACCCTAtaagtgtggggagtgtgggaagggcttcacctTGAGCTCCCACCTGATTTaccaccagaggagccacacgggggagcgaccctacgagtgtgaccagtgccagaagagctttatgagcagctctgatctcctggtgcaccagcgctcacacacggacgagaggcccttccagtgccccgactgcgggaagggcttcaaccgCGTCTCCACCCTGAACAGGCACCggatgatccacaccggggagaggccctacgagtgtgatcagtgcgAGAAAAGGTTTGACAGGTCCTCCCATCTCCTCCGTCACCAGCTCATTCACACCGAGCTGAGGCCTTTCTACTGCCCTGACTGCGGAAAGGGCTTCAAGAACAACAGcaacctcatcacccaccagcgtatccacactggggagagaccctacaagtgtgatcagtgtgggaagggcttcagagaCAACTCCAACCTGActgcccacctgaggagccacaccggggagaggccctacgagtgtgatcagtgccagaagaggttcctgagcagctctgagctccgCTGTCACCAGCGCAgtcacaccggggagaggcccttccgctgtcccgattgtggg AAGAGGTTCTTGAGCAGCTCCAATCTTCGTAGTCACCAGCGGGTTCACACCGAGGAGCGGCCGTTCCGCTGTCCTGattgtgggaagggattcagggaCAATTCCGCTCTCACCACCCACCGGCgcattcacactggggagagaccgtatgagtgtccccagtgtgggaagagtttcacccacagctccagcctgactgtgcacctgaggatccacactggggagaggccctatgagtgtctcCAGTGTGGCAAGAGTTTCACCAAGAGCTCCAATCTCATTatccacctgaggagccacaccggggagaagcCCTATGAGTGTGATGAATGCCATCAGAGATTTTACACCAACTCCCATCTCATCATTCACCAGCGCATTCACACcaaggagaggcccttccgctgtcccgatTGCGGAAAGGGATTCAGGCAAAAGTCCAGGCTCGTCACCCACCAGCgaatccacaccggggagaagccctatgagtgtggggagtgtgggcagagcttTAGAGACAGCTCCAACTTTTCagtccacctgaggagccacacgggggaaggaccctacgagtgtgatcagtgcaatAAGAGgttcctgagcagctccagtctcctccgtcaccagctcattcacagcgaggagaggccgttccactgccgtgactgcgggaagggcttcaggcaaAAGTCCGCCTtgatcacccaccggcgcatccacaccggcgAGGGACcccacgagtgtccccagtgtgggaagagcttcacagcgagctccagcctgactgcccatctgaggagccacaccggggagaggccctatgagtgtgatcagtgccagaagaggttcCTGAggagctcccatctcctccagcaccagctcatccacaccgaggagaggccgttccactgccctgactgcgggaagggcttcaggcgCAAGGAGGCTCtgatcacccaccggcgcatccacactggggagagaccccacgagtgtccccagtgtgggaagagcttcagggtgagctccagcctgactgcccacctgaggagccacaccggggagaggccctatgagtgtccccagtgtgggaagagcttcagagagAGGTCCCACCTGAGAGCCCACCTGAgcagccacaccggggagaggccctatgagtgtggggagtgcggGAAGAGTTTCATGTCCAAGTCCAAACTGACTTaccaccagaggagccacacaggggaacgaccctacgagtgtgaCCAGTGCAAGAAGAGGTTTGTGAGCAGCTCTGATCTCGTGGTGCACCAGCGctcacacacggacgagaggcccttccagtgccccgactgcgggatgGCCTTCAAAAGCGTCTCCGACCTCAACAGGCACCggatgatccacaccggggagaggccctacgagtgtggtcAGTGCAGGAAACAGTTTCggagcagctccaatctcctcagtcaccagctcattcacagcgaggagaggccgttccactgccgtgactgcgggaagggcttcaggcacAACTCTGCCCTCAACAAGCACCGGCGCAGCCACACCGGGGAggggccctacgagtgtccccagtgtgggaagagcttcatacacagctccagcctgactgtGCACCTGAGGAgtcacaccggggagaggccctacgagtgtgatcagtgccagaagggctTTTACACCTCGTCTGAACTCCTCAgtcaccagcgcatccacacagaCGAAAagcccttccgctgtcccgaatgtggggtgggattcaagcacaactctgCCCTCATcatccaccggcgcatccacaccggcgagaggccctatgagtgtccccagtgtgggaagagtttcatccagagctccagcctgactgtCCACCTCAgaagccacactggggagaggccctacaagtgtgatcagtgccagaagggcttttacacctcgtctgaactcctcaggcaccagcgcatccacacggacgagaggcccttccgctgtcccgattgtggggtgggattcaagcacaactcccacctcatcgcCCACGGGCGCATACACACCGGGGAGATACCCcacaagtgtccccagtgtgggaagggcttcattGCAAGCGGCAGCATGACCAAACACCAgaagagccagcactga
- the LOC141726107 gene encoding uncharacterized protein LOC141726107 isoform X1 encodes MGANPIVSLSPWGQIRSCPCPHSGKSHRVLVPMGANPIVSLFPRGQIPSCPFPRGGKSHRVLVPVGANPIVSLSPRGQIPSFPCPCSPEQELSMESSEEPVAEAVWSGSTARQGEANGEEKPHKCSECGKSFKRRSCLIVHQRTHTGSEGEKPSLEQGQSSELGVQEQLQDGEEKPHKCSECGKSFRWRSKLNAHLRSHTGERPFECDECHQRFCTNSSLVSHQSIHTIERPFCCPDCGKGFRQKSHLVIHRRIHTEERPYKCGECGKGFTLSCHLIVHDRSHTGERPYECHQCKKRFMSSSELVGHQRSHTDERPFQCPDCGKGFKSVSHLKRHRHIHTGERPYECDQCQKRFLSSSNLLSHQLIHTEERPFHCRDCGQGFRHKCALIVHRRIHTGERPHECPQCGKVFTSSSNLTVHLRSHTGERPYECPQCGKSFTQSSRLTVHLRSHTGERPYECDQCQKGFYSSSDLLKHQRIHTDERPFRCPDCGVGFKEKSTLVTHRRIHTGERPYKCPQCGKGFIDSSSLTVHLRSHTGERPYKCDQCQKSFYTSSELLLHQRIHTDERPFRCLDCGVGFRHNSALIVHRRIHTGERPYQCPQCGKVLRQKSHLVIHRRIHTEERPYKCGECGKGFTLSSHLIYHQRSHTGERPYECDQCQKSFMSSSDLLVHQRSHTDERPFQCPDCGKGFNRVSTLNRHRMIHTGERPYECDQCEKRFDRSSHLLRHQLIHTELRPFYCPDCGKGFKNNSNLITHQRIHTGERPYKCDQCGKGFRDNSNLTAHLRSHTGERPYECDQCQKRFLSSSELRCHQRSHTGERPFRCPDCGVGFKQNCALIVHRRIHTGERPYQCPQCGKGFTTSSSMTRHQKSQH; translated from the exons atgggggcaaatcccatcgtgtccttgtccccgtgggggcaaatccgatcgtgtccttgtccccatagcggcaaatcccatcgtgtccttgtccccatgggggcaaatcccatcgtgtccttgttcccacgggggcaaatcccatcgtgtccttttccccgtgggggcaaatcccatcgtgtccttgtccccgtgggggcaaatcccatcgtgtccttgtccccacgggggcaaatcccatcgtttccttgtccttgctcccccgagcaggagctgagcatggagagcagcgaggagccggtggcagaggccgtttggagcggctccacggctcggcagggagaagccaacggggaggagaagccccacaagtgctccgagtgtgggaagagcttcaagaggagatcctgcctgattgtgcaccagagaacccacacgggatctgagggggaaaaacccagcctggagcagggtcagagctcagagctgggggtccaagagcagctccaggatggggaggagaagccccacaagtgctccgagtgtgggaagagcttcaggtggagatCCAAACTGAAtgcccacctgaggagccacaccggggagaggccctttgagtgtgaTGAATGCCATCAGAGGTTTTGCACCAACTCCAGTCTTGTCAGTCACCAGAGCATTCACACCATCGAGCGGCCATTTTGCTGTCCCGATTGTGGAAAGGGATTCAGGCAAAAGTCACACCTGGTTATCCACCGACGCATCCACACCGAGGAGAGACCCTATAAGTgcggggaatgtgggaagggcttcacctTGAGCTGCCACCTCATTGTCCACGACAGGAGCCACACGGGGGAACGACCCTACGAGTGTCACCAGTGCAAGAAAAGGTTTATGAGCAGCTCTGAACTCGTGGGGCACCAGCGctcacacacggacgagaggcccttccagtgccccgactgcgggaagggcttcaaaaGCGTCTCCCACCTCAAAAGGCACCGGcacatccacaccggggagaggccctacgagtgtgatcagtgccagaagaggttcctgagcagctccaatctcctcagtcaccagctcatccacaccgaggagaggccgtTCCACTGTCGTGACTGCGGGCAGGGATTCAGGCACAAGTGTGCCCTCATCGTCCACCGGCGCATtcacaccggggagagaccccacgagtgtccccagtgtgggaaggtcttcacctccagctccaacctgactgtccacctgaggagccacactggggagaggccctatgagtgtccccagtgtgggaagagtttcacccagagctccaggcttactgtccacctgaggagccacaccggggagaggccctacgagtgtgatcagtgccagaagggctTTTACTCCTCATCTGATCTCCTCaagcaccagcgcatccacacggacgagaggcccttccgctgtcccgattgtggggtgggattcaaagAGAAGTCAACCCTTGTCACACACAGgaggatccacaccggggagagaccctacaagtgcccccagtgtgggaagggcttcatagacagctccagcctgactgtCCACCTCAgaagccacactggggagaggccctacaaatgtgatcagtgccagaagagctTTTACACCTCGTCTGAACTCCTCCttcaccagcgcatccacacggacgagaggcccttccgctgtctcgattgtggggtgggattcaggCACAACTCTGCCCTAATcgtccaccggcgcatccacaccggggagagaccctaccagtgtccccagtgtgggaagg tgctccga CAAAAGTCACACCTGGTTATCCACCGACGCATCCACACCGAGGAGAGACCCTAtaagtgtggggagtgtgggaagggcttcacctTGAGCTCCCACCTGATTTaccaccagaggagccacacgggggagcgaccctacgagtgtgaccagtgccagaagagctttatgagcagctctgatctcctggtgcaccagcgctcacacacggacgagaggcccttccagtgccccgactgcgggaagggcttcaaccgCGTCTCCACCCTGAACAGGCACCggatgatccacaccggggagaggccctacgagtgtgatcagtgcgAGAAAAGGTTTGACAGGTCCTCCCATCTCCTCCGTCACCAGCTCATTCACACCGAGCTGAGGCCTTTCTACTGCCCTGACTGCGGAAAGGGCTTCAAGAACAACAGcaacctcatcacccaccagcgtatccacactggggagagaccctacaagtgtgatcagtgtgggaagggcttcagagaCAACTCCAACCTGActgcccacctgaggagccacaccggggagaggccctacgagtgtgatcagtgccagaagaggttcctgagcagctctgagctccgCTGTCACCAGCGCAgtcacaccggggagaggcccttccgctgtcccgattgtggggtgggattcaagcAGAACTGTGCCCTCATcgtccaccggcgcatccacaccggggagagaccctaccagtgtccccagtgtgggaagggcttcaccaCAAGCAGCAGCATGACCAGACACCAgaagagccagcactga
- the LOC141726065 gene encoding uncharacterized protein LOC141726065 — protein MRENPIMSLSPRGGKSHRVLVLAPPEQELSMESSEEPEAEAVWSGSTARQGEADGEEKPQKCSECGKSFTSSCTLTVHQRSHTGERRYQCDQCQKRFVSSSELVGHQGSHTDERPFQCLDCGKGFKRISHLNRHQRIHTEERPYECDQCNKRFLNSTHLLGHRLIHTEERPFHCRDCGQSFRRNSHLIVHRRIHTGERPQECPQCGKTFTHGSTLTVHLRSHTGERPYECDQCQKGFYTSSDLLKHQRIHTDERPFRCPDCGVGFKEKSTLVTQRRIHTGERPYKCPQCGKGFIDSSSRTIHLRGHTGERPYKCDQCQKGFYTSSDLLSHQRIHTDERPFRCPDCGVGFKHNSALIAHRRIHTGERPYQCPQCGKSFRASSHLTAHLRSIHTGERPYECPQCGKSFIQSSRLTVHLRSHTGERPFKCDQCQKGFYTSSHLLKHQRIHTDQKPFRCPDCGVGFKHNSHLTVHRRIHTGERPYQCPQCGKGFTQSSHLTVHLRSHTGERPQE, from the coding sequence atgaGGGAAAATCCTATCATGTCCTTGTCCCcccgtgggggcaaatcccatcgtgtccttgtccttgctccccccgagcaggagctgagcatggagagcagcgaggagccggaggcagaggccgtttggagcggctccacggctcggcagggagaagccgacggggaggagaagccccaaaagtgctccgagtgtgggaagagcttcacctcGAGCTGTACTCTGACTGtccaccagaggagccacacggGGGAACGACGCTACCAGTGTGACCAATGCCAGAAGCGGTTTGTGAGCAGCTCTGAACTCGTGGGGCACCAGGGctcacacacggacgagaggcccttccagtgcctcgACTGCGGGAAGGGTTTCAAAAGAATCTCCCACCTCAACaggcaccagcgcatccacaccgaggagaggccgtacgagtgtgatcagtgcaatAAGAGGTTCCTCAACAGCACCCACCTCCTCGGTCACCGCCTCATCCACACTGAGGAGAGGCCGTTCCACTGCCGTGACTGCGGGCAGAGCTTCCGAcgcaactcccacctcatcgtccaccggcgcatccacactggggagagaccccaggagtgtccccagtgtgggaagactTTCACCCACGGTTCCACCCTGACTGTCCACCTCAgaagccacaccggggagaggccctacgagtgtgatcagtgccagaagggctTTTACACCTCGTCTGATCTCCTCaagcaccagcgcatccacacggacgagaggcccttccgctgtcccgattgtggggtgggattcaaagAGAAGTCAACCCTCGTCACACAGAGgaggatccacaccggggagagaccctacaagtgcccccagtgtgggaagggcttcataGACAGCTCCAGCCGGACTATCCATCTCAGaggccacaccggggagaggccctacaagtgtgatcagtgtcagaagggcttttacacctcgtctgatctcctcagtcaccagcgcatccacacggacgagaggcccttccgctgtcccgattgtggggtgggattcaagcacaactctgCCCTCATCGCCCAcaggcgcatccacaccggggagagaccctaccagtgtccccagtgtgggaagagcttcagagcGAGCTCCCACCTGACTGCCCACCTGAGGAGCATCCACACCGgtgagaggccctatgagtgtccccagtgtgggaagagtttcATCCAGAGCTCCAGGCTGACAGTCCACCTCAgaagccacactggggagaggcccttcaagtgtgatcagtgccagaagggctTTTACACCTCGTCTCATCTCCTAaagcaccagcgcatccacacggatCAGAAACCTTTCCGCTGTCCCgattgtggggtgggattcaagcacaactcccacctcaccgtccaccggcgcatccacaccggggagagaccctaccagtgtccccagtgtgggaagggcttcacccagagctcccacctgactgtccacctgaggagccacactggggagaggccccagGAGTGA